A window of the Pseudomonas gozinkensis genome harbors these coding sequences:
- the iscR gene encoding Fe-S cluster assembly transcriptional regulator IscR: protein MRLTTKGRYAVTAMLDLALHAQHGPVSLADISERQGISLSYLEQLFAKLRRSNLVSSVRGPGGGYQLSRDMQGIQVAQVIDAVNESVDATKCQGQGDCHSGDTCLTHHLWCDLSLQIHEFLSGISLADLVTRREVQEVAQRQDQRRCNGKAPRLDKIEASAVE, encoded by the coding sequence ATGCGACTGACTACAAAAGGCCGATACGCCGTCACCGCCATGCTTGACCTGGCGTTGCACGCGCAACACGGGCCGGTGTCCCTGGCCGATATCTCCGAGCGCCAAGGCATCTCCCTGTCCTATCTCGAACAGCTTTTCGCCAAGCTGCGCCGCAGCAACCTGGTTTCCAGCGTTCGCGGTCCGGGCGGTGGCTACCAGTTGTCCCGCGACATGCAGGGCATCCAGGTCGCTCAGGTGATCGATGCGGTGAACGAATCGGTCGATGCAACAAAATGCCAGGGCCAGGGCGACTGCCACTCCGGTGACACCTGCCTGACCCATCACCTGTGGTGCGACCTGAGCCTGCAGATTCACGAATTTCTCAGCGGTATCAGCTTGGCCGACCTCGTAACTCGCCGTGAGGTGCAGGAAGTGGCCCAGCGTCAGGATCAGCGTCGTTGCAATGGCAAGGCGCCGCGCCTGGACAAGATTGAAGCGTCCGCCGTCGAATGA
- the trmJ gene encoding tRNA (cytosine(32)/uridine(32)-2'-O)-methyltransferase TrmJ, with translation MLQNIRVVLVNTSHPGNIGGTARAMKNMGLSRLVLVDPRVFPHHEADARASGAGDILENAQVVATLEDALVGCNLVLGTSARDRRIPWPLLDPRECGTKVVEEAGQGAEIALVFGREDSGLTNDELQRCHYHVHIPSDPEFSSLNLGAAVQVLSYEVRMAWLAAQGQPTKIEKEEVASVKSAELATMDELERFYEHLEQTLVAIEFLDPEKPRHLMARLRRLYGRSSVSRAEMNILRGILTETQKAARGELLKRKD, from the coding sequence GTGCTGCAGAATATTCGTGTCGTCCTGGTCAATACCAGCCATCCGGGAAACATCGGCGGGACCGCGCGCGCCATGAAAAACATGGGCCTGTCGCGTCTCGTGCTGGTTGATCCGCGAGTCTTTCCGCATCACGAAGCCGATGCCCGTGCTTCCGGTGCCGGTGACATCCTTGAAAACGCGCAAGTCGTCGCCACCTTGGAAGACGCCTTGGTCGGTTGCAATCTGGTGCTCGGCACCAGTGCTCGTGACCGACGCATTCCCTGGCCGCTGCTGGATCCGCGCGAGTGCGGGACCAAAGTGGTCGAGGAGGCAGGGCAGGGCGCGGAAATCGCTTTGGTGTTCGGTCGTGAAGATTCCGGCCTGACCAATGACGAGTTGCAGCGATGTCACTATCACGTGCACATCCCCTCCGATCCTGAATTCAGTTCGCTGAACCTTGGGGCGGCGGTGCAGGTGTTGAGTTATGAAGTGCGCATGGCGTGGCTGGCTGCACAAGGCCAGCCGACCAAGATCGAAAAGGAAGAAGTGGCCTCCGTGAAAAGCGCAGAGCTTGCGACCATGGATGAGCTGGAGCGGTTCTATGAGCACCTGGAGCAGACTCTGGTGGCCATCGAATTCCTCGATCCGGAAAAGCCGCGGCACTTGATGGCGCGTCTGCGCCGGTTGTACGGACGCAGCTCGGTCAGCCGGGCGGAAATGAATATTTTGCGTGGCATCCTCACGGAAACCCAGAAAGCGGCCCGTGGCGAGCTCCTTAAGCGGAAGGATTAA
- the cysE gene encoding serine O-acetyltransferase: protein MFERLREDIQSVFHRDPAARNAFEVLTCYPGMHAIWIHRLAGMLWRNDLKWLARLVSNFGRWLTGIEIHPGAKVGRRFFIDHGMGIVIGETAEIGDDVTIYQGVTLGGTSWNKGKRHPTLGDGVVVGAGAKVLGPFTVGAGAKVGSNAVVTKEVPPGATVVGIPGRIIVKSDDEADAKRKAMAEKIGFDAYGVSEDMPDPVARAIGQLLDHLQAVDGRLEGMCGALKDLGSNYCAKDLPELREEDFACVKGKDESKLH from the coding sequence ATGTTCGAGCGTTTGCGTGAAGATATCCAGAGCGTATTCCACCGAGATCCGGCGGCGCGTAACGCTTTTGAAGTCCTGACCTGCTACCCCGGCATGCATGCAATCTGGATTCATCGACTGGCCGGCATGCTCTGGCGCAACGATCTGAAATGGCTGGCGCGGCTGGTGTCGAACTTCGGTCGCTGGCTGACCGGGATCGAGATTCATCCGGGTGCCAAGGTCGGTCGGCGCTTCTTCATCGACCACGGTATGGGCATCGTGATTGGCGAAACCGCTGAAATCGGCGACGACGTGACGATCTATCAGGGCGTGACCCTGGGTGGTACCAGCTGGAACAAGGGCAAGCGTCACCCGACGCTCGGTGATGGCGTTGTGGTGGGGGCTGGCGCGAAGGTGCTTGGTCCGTTCACTGTGGGTGCCGGCGCCAAGGTCGGTTCCAATGCCGTGGTCACCAAAGAAGTGCCTCCGGGTGCCACCGTGGTGGGGATTCCGGGCCGGATCATCGTCAAGTCCGATGATGAGGCCGACGCCAAGCGCAAGGCGATGGCCGAGAAGATCGGCTTCGATGCCTACGGCGTCAGCGAAGACATGCCCGACCCTGTGGCGCGTGCCATCGGCCAGTTGCTCGATCACCTGCAAGCGGTCGATGGGCGTCTTGAGGGAATGTGCGGCGCGCTGAAGGATCTGGGCAGCAATTATTGTGCGAAAGATCTGCCCGAACTGCGTGAAGAGGACTTCGCCTGCGTCAAGGGCAAGGACGAATCCAAGCTCCACTGA
- the suhB gene encoding inositol-phosphate phosphatase, with translation MQPMLNIALRAARSASELIFRSIERLDTIKVDEKDAKDYVSEVDRAAEQKIIDALRKAYPNHSIMGEETGLHAGTGIEGEEYLWIIDPLDGTTNFLRGIPHFAVSIACKYRGRLEHAVVLDPVRQEEFTASRGRGAQLNGRRLRVSGRTSLDGALLGTGFPFRDDQMDNLDNYLGMFRALVGQTAGIRRAGSASLDLAYVAAGRFDAFWESGLSEWDMAAGALLIQEAGGLVSDFTGGHDFLEKGHVVAGNTKCFKAVLTAIQPHLPASLKR, from the coding sequence ATGCAGCCCATGCTGAATATCGCGCTGCGCGCCGCCCGCAGCGCCAGTGAACTGATCTTCCGCTCCATCGAGCGCCTGGATACCATCAAGGTCGACGAAAAAGACGCCAAGGATTACGTATCCGAGGTCGATCGCGCCGCCGAACAGAAAATCATCGACGCCCTGCGCAAGGCTTACCCGAATCACTCGATCATGGGTGAAGAGACCGGCCTGCACGCCGGTACCGGCATCGAAGGCGAAGAGTACCTGTGGATCATCGATCCGCTGGACGGCACCACCAACTTCCTGCGCGGCATTCCTCACTTCGCTGTCAGCATCGCCTGCAAATACCGTGGTCGCCTGGAACACGCCGTTGTTCTGGATCCGGTTCGCCAGGAAGAATTCACTGCCAGCCGTGGTCGCGGCGCTCAACTGAACGGTCGCCGCCTGCGTGTCAGCGGTCGTACCAGCCTGGACGGCGCTCTGCTCGGTACCGGCTTCCCGTTCCGTGACGACCAGATGGACAACCTCGACAACTACCTGGGCATGTTCCGCGCCCTGGTTGGCCAGACTGCCGGCATCCGCCGTGCTGGTTCGGCAAGCCTGGACCTGGCTTACGTGGCCGCAGGTCGTTTCGACGCATTCTGGGAGTCGGGCCTGTCCGAGTGGGACATGGCCGCTGGCGCCCTGCTGATTCAGGAAGCAGGCGGCCTGGTGAGTGACTTCACCGGCGGTCACGACTTCCTTGAAAAAGGCCACGTCGTTGCCGGCAACACCAAATGCTTCAAGGCAGTTCTGACGGCGATCCAGCCACACCTGCCGGCCTCGCTGAAGCGCTAA
- the secD gene encoding protein translocase subunit SecD, which translates to MLNKYPLWKYILILAVLAIGLIYSAPNLYPDDPAIQISGASTALQVNQADLDRVSTALKESGINVKASSLAANGKGGLIRLTKAEDQLPAKDVVRKALGDDYVVALNLAQTTPQWLRNLAAHPMKLGLDLSGGVHFLLEVDMDKALDARLKVYEGDVKSLLRKEKLRYRSLPQLNGAIQLGFSDADSREQARALIRKNFNDFDIVPADLNGQPVLRLAMTPAKLAEIREYSIKQNLTTVRNRVNELGVAEPIVQRQGANRIVVELPGVQDTAEAKRILGKTANLEFRLAAEPGASKATSETFEFREGKRPPAQIERGLIITGDQVTDAKAGFDSQHGTPEVNIRLDGHGGDLMNRATRSNVGRSMAVIFIEQRPVTTYVKQVVDGVEKDVAVQTFKEEKKIISLATIQSPLGAQFRITGLNGQGESSELALLLRAGGLAAPMYFAEERTIGPSLGADNITKGIDASLWGMLFVSLFIIAIYRFFGIIATVALAVNMVLLLALMSLLGATLTLPGIAGIVLTMGMAVDANVLIFSRIREEIAAGMTVQRAINEGFGRAFTAILDANLTTLLVGGILFAMGTGPVKGFAVTMSLGIFTSMFTAIMVTRAMVNLIFGGRDFKKLWI; encoded by the coding sequence ATGCTGAACAAATATCCTCTGTGGAAATACATTCTGATCCTGGCGGTGCTGGCGATCGGTCTGATTTATTCCGCTCCGAATCTATACCCCGATGACCCGGCCATTCAGATCAGCGGCGCCAGCACGGCCCTGCAGGTCAATCAGGCCGATCTGGATCGCGTGAGTACCGCGCTCAAGGAGTCCGGGATCAACGTCAAGGCTTCGAGCCTGGCTGCGAACGGCAAGGGCGGTCTGATCCGTCTGACCAAGGCTGAAGATCAGCTGCCGGCCAAGGACGTTGTCCGCAAGGCATTGGGTGATGACTACGTCGTCGCGCTGAACCTGGCACAAACCACCCCGCAATGGTTGCGCAACCTGGCTGCGCACCCGATGAAGCTGGGTCTGGACTTGTCCGGTGGTGTGCACTTCCTGCTGGAAGTGGACATGGACAAAGCCCTCGACGCCCGCCTTAAAGTCTACGAGGGCGACGTCAAGAGTCTGTTGCGCAAAGAAAAACTGCGCTATCGCAGCCTGCCGCAACTCAATGGCGCCATTCAGCTGGGCTTCAGCGATGCTGATTCCCGCGAACAGGCCCGCGCGCTGATCCGCAAGAATTTCAACGATTTCGACATTGTTCCGGCCGACCTCAACGGTCAACCGGTGCTGCGTCTGGCGATGACCCCGGCCAAGCTGGCGGAAATCCGTGAATACTCCATCAAGCAGAACCTGACCACGGTACGTAACCGCGTCAACGAGCTGGGTGTTGCCGAACCGATCGTCCAGCGTCAGGGCGCCAACCGTATCGTGGTTGAGCTGCCGGGCGTGCAGGACACTGCCGAAGCCAAGCGTATCCTCGGCAAGACGGCCAACCTGGAGTTCCGTCTGGCCGCAGAGCCGGGCGCTTCGAAAGCCACTTCCGAAACCTTCGAATTCCGCGAAGGCAAGCGTCCTCCTGCCCAGATCGAGCGTGGCCTGATCATCACCGGTGACCAGGTGACTGACGCCAAGGCCGGTTTCGATTCGCAGCACGGTACGCCTGAAGTGAACATCCGTCTGGATGGCCACGGTGGCGATCTGATGAACCGCGCGACCCGCAGTAACGTCGGTCGCAGCATGGCGGTGATCTTCATCGAACAGCGCCCGGTCACGACTTACGTCAAGCAAGTGGTCGACGGCGTCGAGAAAGACGTTGCGGTGCAGACTTTCAAGGAAGAGAAGAAAATCATCAGCCTGGCGACCATTCAGTCGCCGCTGGGTGCGCAGTTCCGTATCACCGGACTGAACGGCCAGGGCGAGTCGTCCGAGCTGGCGCTGCTGCTGCGTGCCGGTGGTCTGGCTGCTCCGATGTACTTCGCTGAAGAGCGCACCATCGGCCCGAGCCTGGGTGCGGACAACATCACCAAGGGTATCGATGCATCGCTGTGGGGCATGCTGTTCGTCTCGCTGTTCATCATCGCCATCTATCGCTTCTTCGGCATCATCGCCACCGTCGCGCTGGCGGTGAACATGGTGCTGCTGCTGGCGCTGATGTCGCTGCTGGGTGCCACGCTGACCCTGCCGGGTATCGCCGGTATCGTGTTGACCATGGGTATGGCGGTCGACGCCAACGTGCTGATCTTCTCGCGGATTCGTGAAGAGATCGCCGCCGGCATGACCGTGCAGCGTGCAATCAACGAAGGCTTCGGCCGGGCATTCACTGCGATTCTCGACGCCAACCTGACCACCTTGCTGGTCGGCGGCATCCTCTTCGCCATGGGCACCGGCCCGGTGAAGGGCTTCGCAGTAACCATGTCCCTCGGGATCTTTACCTCGATGTTCACGGCCATCATGGTGACCCGCGCAATGGTCAACCTGATCTTTGGCGGACGTGACTTCAAGAAGTTGTGGATTTAA
- the yajC gene encoding preprotein translocase subunit YajC, which yields MSFFISNAMADAAAPAAAPMGGGFEWIFLVGFLVIFYLMIWRPQAKRAKEQKNLLSSLQKGDEVVTTGGIAGKITKVADDFVVLEVSDTVEMKFQKGAIAATLPKGTLKAI from the coding sequence ATGAGCTTTTTTATCTCTAATGCCATGGCTGACGCGGCTGCACCGGCTGCGGCGCCTATGGGCGGCGGCTTCGAGTGGATTTTCCTGGTCGGCTTCCTGGTCATCTTCTACCTGATGATCTGGCGTCCACAGGCCAAGCGCGCCAAAGAGCAGAAGAACCTGCTGAGCAGCCTGCAGAAGGGCGACGAAGTGGTCACCACCGGCGGCATCGCCGGCAAGATCACCAAAGTGGCCGATGACTTCGTGGTTCTGGAAGTTTCCGACACCGTGGAAATGAAGTTCCAGAAGGGCGCCATCGCCGCCACGCTGCCAAAAGGCACGCTGAAAGCGATCTAA
- a CDS encoding glycine zipper 2TM domain-containing protein, which translates to MNKSLLVGAVLGAVGVTAGGAVATYSLVKSGPEYAQVLAVEPVKTQIKTPREVCKDVTVTRQAPVKDQHQIAGTVVGALAGGLLGNQIGGGTGKKIATVAGAVGGGYAGNKVQEGMQERDTYTTTQTRCNTVNDISDKVVGYDVRYSLDGKEGKVRMDRDPGNQIPVDKEGKLILSQNQPGQ; encoded by the coding sequence GTGAACAAGTCGTTGCTGGTTGGTGCGGTATTGGGTGCTGTCGGTGTAACTGCCGGGGGTGCTGTAGCCACCTACAGCCTGGTGAAAAGCGGCCCTGAGTATGCGCAAGTATTGGCTGTTGAGCCGGTCAAGACACAGATCAAGACTCCACGTGAAGTGTGCAAGGATGTGACGGTGACCCGGCAGGCTCCGGTGAAAGATCAACACCAGATCGCCGGTACCGTGGTCGGCGCGCTGGCGGGCGGTCTGCTGGGTAACCAGATCGGCGGCGGCACCGGCAAGAAGATTGCCACGGTGGCCGGTGCGGTCGGTGGTGGTTACGCCGGCAACAAGGTTCAGGAGGGTATGCAGGAGCGTGATACCTACACCACGACTCAGACTCGCTGTAATACGGTGAATGACATCAGCGACAAGGTCGTGGGCTATGACGTTCGTTATTCGCTGGACGGCAAGGAAGGCAAGGTGCGGATGGATCGTGATCCGGGCAATCAGATCCCGGTCGACAAGGAAGGCAAGTTGATCCTGTCGCAGAACCAGCCAGGCCAGTGA
- the tgt gene encoding tRNA guanosine(34) transglycosylase Tgt, which yields MSFELLATDGKARRGRLTFPRGTVETPAFMPVGTYGTVKGMLPRDIVATGAEIILGNTFHLWLRPGTEVIKEHGDLHDFMQWKGPILTDSGGFQVFSLGAMRKIKEEGVTFASPVDGSKVFMGPEESMQVQRDLGSDIVMIFDECTPYPADEDVARVSMELSLRWAQRSKNAHGDNTAALFGIVQGGMHQDLRMRSLEGLDKIGFDGLAIGGLSVGEPKHEMIKVLDYLPGMMPADKPRYLMGVGKPEDLVEGVRRGVDMFDCVMPTRNARNGHLFIDTGVLKIRNAFHRHDDSPLDPTCDCYTCQNFSRAYLHHLDKCGEMLGSMLNTIHNLRHYQVLMAGLREAIQQGTLAAFVDAFYAKRGLPVPSLD from the coding sequence ATGTCTTTCGAGTTGCTTGCCACCGATGGCAAGGCTCGTCGTGGTCGTCTGACCTTCCCTCGTGGCACCGTCGAGACCCCGGCCTTCATGCCGGTGGGCACCTACGGCACGGTCAAGGGCATGTTGCCGCGTGACATCGTCGCCACCGGCGCGGAGATCATTCTGGGCAACACCTTCCACCTGTGGCTGCGCCCGGGTACCGAAGTGATCAAGGAACACGGCGACCTGCACGATTTCATGCAGTGGAAAGGCCCGATCCTGACCGACTCCGGCGGTTTCCAGGTGTTCAGCCTCGGCGCCATGCGCAAGATCAAGGAGGAGGGCGTGACCTTCGCCTCCCCGGTCGACGGCTCGAAGGTGTTCATGGGCCCGGAAGAATCGATGCAGGTCCAGCGCGATCTGGGCTCGGACATCGTGATGATCTTCGACGAATGCACGCCGTACCCGGCTGACGAAGACGTCGCCCGTGTGTCCATGGAGCTGTCGCTGCGCTGGGCCCAGCGTTCGAAGAATGCCCATGGCGACAACACGGCGGCGCTGTTCGGCATCGTTCAGGGCGGCATGCACCAGGACCTGCGCATGCGCTCGCTGGAAGGCCTGGACAAGATCGGCTTCGATGGCCTGGCCATTGGCGGTCTGTCGGTAGGCGAGCCCAAGCACGAAATGATCAAGGTGCTGGATTACCTGCCGGGCATGATGCCGGCTGACAAACCTCGTTACCTTATGGGCGTTGGCAAACCGGAAGATCTGGTTGAGGGTGTGCGCCGCGGTGTGGACATGTTCGATTGCGTGATGCCAACCCGTAATGCCCGCAACGGGCATCTGTTCATTGATACAGGCGTGCTGAAGATCCGTAACGCGTTCCATCGCCATGATGATTCGCCTCTGGATCCGACCTGCGATTGCTATACCTGCCAGAACTTCTCCCGCGCTTATCTGCATCATCTGGACAAGTGCGGCGAAATGCTCGGCAGCATGCTCAATACCATCCACAATTTGCGCCATTATCAGGTGCTGATGGCTGGTTTGCGCGAGGCTATTCAACAGGGTACATTGGCCGCCTTTGTCGATGCCTTCTACGCCAAACGCGGGCTTCCCGTTCCGTCTTTGGACTGA
- the queA gene encoding tRNA preQ1(34) S-adenosylmethionine ribosyltransferase-isomerase QueA, whose amino-acid sequence MRVADFTFELPDSLIARHPLAERRGSRLLTLDGVSGALAHRQFTDLLEHLRPGDLMVFNNTRVIPARLFGQKESGGKLEILIERVLDTHRVLAHVRSSKSPKPGSKILIDGGGEAEMLARHDALFELGFAEEVLPLLDRVGHMPLPPYIDRPDEGSDRERYQTVYAEKLGAVAAPTAGLHFDQTLMEAIAAKGVETAFVTLHVGAGTFQPVRVEKIEDHHMHSEWLEVGQDVVDAVAACRERGGRVIAVGTTSVRSLESAARDGVLKPFSGDTDIFIFPGRPFHVVDALVTNFHLPESTLLMLVSAFAGYPETMAAYKAAVDNGYRFFSYGDAMFITRNPAPRGPEETV is encoded by the coding sequence ATGCGCGTTGCTGACTTTACCTTCGAGCTTCCTGATTCGCTGATTGCCCGCCATCCTTTGGCCGAGCGTCGCGGTAGTCGCCTGTTGACCCTGGATGGGGTCAGCGGCGCCCTGGCACACCGTCAATTCACTGATCTGCTGGAGCATTTGCGGCCGGGCGATCTGATGGTGTTCAACAATACCCGGGTGATTCCGGCGCGCCTGTTCGGGCAGAAGGAGTCCGGCGGCAAGCTGGAAATCCTCATCGAACGCGTGCTCGATACCCACCGCGTACTGGCCCATGTGCGTTCCAGCAAGTCGCCGAAACCGGGTTCGAAGATCCTGATCGACGGCGGCGGTGAAGCCGAGATGCTGGCGCGTCACGATGCGTTGTTCGAGCTGGGGTTTGCCGAAGAAGTGCTGCCGCTGCTTGATCGCGTCGGGCACATGCCGTTGCCTCCTTATATAGACCGCCCGGACGAAGGTTCGGATCGCGAGCGTTATCAGACCGTGTATGCCGAGAAGCTCGGCGCGGTGGCGGCCCCGACTGCCGGGCTGCATTTCGATCAGACGCTGATGGAAGCGATCGCCGCCAAGGGCGTCGAGACCGCGTTCGTCACGCTGCACGTCGGCGCGGGTACGTTCCAGCCAGTGCGCGTCGAGAAGATCGAAGATCACCACATGCACAGCGAGTGGCTGGAAGTCGGTCAGGATGTTGTCGATGCAGTCGCTGCTTGCCGTGAGCGCGGCGGCCGAGTCATCGCTGTCGGCACCACCAGCGTGCGCTCACTGGAAAGCGCTGCCCGCGATGGCGTGCTCAAGCCGTTCAGCGGCGACACCGACATTTTTATCTTCCCGGGCCGGCCGTTCCATGTGGTCGATGCGCTGGTCACCAATTTCCATTTGCCCGAATCCACGCTGTTGATGCTGGTCTCGGCGTTCGCCGGTTATCCCGAGACCATGGCCGCATACAAAGCCGCCGTGGACAACGGATACCGCTTTTTCAGCTACGGTGATGCGATGTTCATCACCCGTAATCCCGCGCCGCGCGGCCCAGAGGAAACAGTATGA
- a CDS encoding IscS subfamily cysteine desulfurase, with protein sequence MKLPIYLDYSATTPVDPRVAQKMSECLLVDGNFGNPASRSHVFGWKAEESVENARRQVADLVNADPREIVWTSGATESDNLAIKGAAHFYASKGKHLITSKIEHKAVLDTMRQLEREGFEVTYLDPTEDGLITPAMIEAALREDTILVSVMHVNNEIGTVNDIAAIGELLRSKGILFHVDAAQSTGKVEIDLQKLKVDMMSFSAHKTYGPKGIGALYVSRKPRVRIEATMHGGGHERGMRSGTLATHQIVGMGEAFRVAKEDMAAENVRIKALSDRFYKQVEHLEELYVNGSLTARVPHNLNLSFNYVEGESLIMALKDLAVSSGSACTSASLEPSYVLRALGRNDELAHSSIRFTFGRFTTEEEIDYAAQKVCEAVTKLRALSPLWDMYKDGVDISKIEWAAH encoded by the coding sequence ATGAAATTGCCGATTTACCTTGATTACTCTGCGACCACCCCGGTCGATCCGCGCGTTGCGCAAAAAATGAGTGAATGCCTGCTGGTCGACGGAAACTTCGGTAACCCGGCGTCCCGTTCCCATGTGTTCGGCTGGAAAGCCGAAGAATCCGTCGAAAACGCCCGTCGTCAGGTCGCCGATCTGGTCAATGCCGACCCGCGTGAAATCGTCTGGACCTCCGGTGCCACCGAGTCCGACAACCTGGCAATCAAGGGTGCGGCACATTTCTACGCCTCCAAGGGCAAGCACCTGATCACCTCCAAGATCGAACACAAGGCTGTCCTCGACACCATGCGCCAACTGGAGCGTGAAGGTTTCGAAGTCACCTACCTCGATCCGACCGAAGATGGCCTGATCACGCCGGCCATGATCGAAGCTGCGCTGCGCGAAGACACCATCCTGGTGTCGGTAATGCACGTGAACAACGAAATCGGCACCGTCAACGACATCGCCGCCATCGGCGAGCTGCTTCGTTCCAAAGGCATTCTGTTCCATGTTGACGCCGCTCAGTCCACCGGCAAGGTCGAAATCGACCTGCAGAAACTGAAAGTCGACATGATGTCGTTCTCTGCCCACAAAACCTACGGCCCTAAAGGCATCGGCGCGCTGTACGTCAGCCGCAAGCCGCGTGTGCGCATCGAAGCGACCATGCACGGCGGCGGTCACGAGCGCGGCATGCGTTCCGGCACCCTGGCGACCCACCAGATCGTCGGCATGGGCGAAGCGTTCCGTGTGGCCAAAGAAGACATGGCTGCAGAAAACGTCCGCATCAAGGCGTTGAGCGACCGCTTCTACAAGCAGGTCGAGCACCTGGAAGAGCTGTACGTCAACGGCAGCCTGACCGCCCGCGTCCCGCACAACCTGAACCTGAGCTTCAACTACGTTGAAGGCGAGTCGCTGATCATGGCGCTCAAGGATCTGGCGGTTTCGTCCGGTTCGGCCTGTACCTCGGCGTCGCTTGAGCCTTCGTACGTACTGCGCGCCCTGGGCCGCAACGACGAACTGGCACACAGCTCGATCCGTTTCACCTTTGGCCGCTTCACCACCGAAGAAGAAATCGATT
- the secF gene encoding protein translocase subunit SecF, whose amino-acid sequence MLRTINFMGVRNFAFGVTVFLTLLAIFSVFHKGMNWGLDFTGGTLIELTYERPADVTKVREQLVTSGYHEAVVQNFGATTDLLVRMPGEDPQLGHQVAEALQKVGGDNPATVKRVEFVGPQVGEELRDQGGLGMLLALGGILIYLAFRFQWKFAVGAIVSLIHDVIVTIGILSFFQITFDLTVLAAVLAIIGYSLNDTIVVFDRVRENFRVLRKASLIENINISTTQTLLRTMATSISTLLAIAALLFFGGDNLFGFSIALFIGVLAGTYSSIYIANVVLIWLNLSTEDLIPPANTEKEVDDRP is encoded by the coding sequence ATGTTACGTACAATCAACTTCATGGGCGTCCGCAACTTTGCGTTCGGCGTCACAGTATTTCTGACCTTGCTGGCAATCTTCAGTGTGTTCCACAAGGGCATGAACTGGGGGCTGGACTTCACCGGTGGTACGCTCATCGAGCTGACCTACGAGCGTCCGGCTGACGTCACCAAGGTGCGCGAGCAACTGGTGACTTCGGGTTACCACGAAGCCGTCGTGCAGAACTTCGGTGCAACCACTGATTTGCTGGTGCGTATGCCGGGTGAAGACCCGCAACTGGGTCATCAGGTCGCAGAAGCACTGCAAAAGGTTGGCGGCGATAACCCGGCTACCGTCAAGCGTGTCGAGTTCGTCGGCCCGCAGGTCGGCGAAGAACTGCGCGACCAGGGCGGCCTCGGCATGCTGCTGGCGCTCGGCGGCATCCTGATCTACCTGGCTTTCCGCTTTCAGTGGAAGTTCGCGGTCGGCGCCATTGTGTCGCTGATCCACGACGTGATCGTGACTATCGGTATCCTGTCGTTTTTCCAGATCACCTTCGACCTGACGGTGTTGGCGGCGGTGCTGGCGATCATCGGTTATTCGCTGAACGACACCATCGTCGTATTCGACCGGGTGCGTGAGAACTTCCGTGTCCTGCGCAAAGCTTCGCTGATCGAGAACATCAACATCTCGACGACTCAGACCTTGCTGCGGACCATGGCGACATCGATCTCCACTTTGCTGGCGATCGCAGCGCTGCTGTTCTTTGGTGGCGATAACCTGTTCGGCTTCTCCATCGCCCTGTTTATCGGTGTCCTGGCGGGTACCTACTCGTCGATCTACATCGCGAACGTGGTGCTGATCTGGCTGAACCTGAGCACTGAAGATCTGATTCCTCCGGCCAATACCGAGAAGGAAGTCGACGACCGTCCATAA